From Scomber scombrus chromosome 13, fScoSco1.1, whole genome shotgun sequence, a single genomic window includes:
- the lmo7a gene encoding LIM domain only protein 7 — protein sequence MSLEFNCGPPVQLRSRFGSFVMEWRQQSTVSCDEAFSEAQRWIEAVTKKRFGSNDFRSALENGVLLCDLINKIKPGIVKRVNRLPTPIAGLDNLNVFLKACGKLGLKEAQLFHPGDLQDLSTRVTVKHQETNRRLKNVLITIYWLGRRAHCERFYDGPYLNFKAFEGLLGTALYKALQESSSQKGSNVRDSGFGDSWYSEREELNQLRGGGGGGHRRDDSLDSLDSLGSQPHSISSDTTLKGSSEGCYSDTEADSVFRMDKDKDSLSYRRSAVVTPKVSAQFNQFLPTKDKASGYVPAPLRKKRAERNEDNRRSWANPMYTEEDGTLTRQRQMQESIDGSKSTSDIQAQPSVIRQFQTEELQRYREQVKQTDDQWQDDLSKWKNRRKSVNSDIVKKKEEREKIEQITYSGNKRSKTFKEMQEERESKGLNSIGSRLGSLSYNDDEDVFDRPVIAPRTRTLPARSYTIDTTSYSSYRPEPSLKEDKPRAASPSTDRAASPPPIARKADIVNSSVSSDTRTTNTPTSRSSLHKPQAPSAAPSLQRSPDSEPTSTAKTEETSTIASRHFLQKVPEPRRPLSGAHTEAVTPSSGSLYIQQPQHSSMEPKPPGVSRVSASLPRSYQRPDSSRLTSVVTPRPFGTQTARITSYPRVFTMDDSHKRVNGGVDVSKKTSVPNRYHQFMTSEDEAPSQSSSTQSSSDEEEQEETTAKSVTSTQSVSPVPPQVKSDAPVSPDPSKDTNQESYCEMRISLNQKPNSSRDFGFQTNWDSTGARVTSIHPGSSAEMCQLQAGDEVLTLNGHQVAEMSYTDWKDGMDEALQEGSLVMDIRRHGKNNWDRDQPSLPYKSHKTINLTSTDHPILLGSPDTNTVNSSLDFTSRISTEVPPSKETPAPPVIDVASNGVNGGFRESVTMRNKESEPISLKNLKRRSEFFEQGGSESAVPDIPVPSITPASSRWSWDPEEERKRQEKWQKEQERLLQEKYKRDQEKLQEEWIKAQQDITKNVDQQEPQSLEVDNYSTSPLSPLSPVSQPTPPPWEEKERKRKEEQERQREAEEKRNREEQEFQRLQEERKKKERQEEEERKRREEEELRWQRRREEEREKERQREREKEREEERRRQEAAEQQRREQERAYEQQQWARGSNDFASVKPELSFADRAKSKSTPQLDEVPQRKGGYMQRGGMAHWLLEEQYRSTHDTHARSQRAASELEMERRNILNAMKYREPERVTSSGVGEMKGQQSASQSELERQQILNEMKKKTPLLTDSSWIRQRSVNTATNTESNVPHMRRGESLDNLDASSNSWRSSWTPRSNSHIPNYTRPQSALSGSTSSFGGGLGARPGSSTLPSSYSMGSLRGRAGSPWSQQSPSLSPTSLSPTTSPEPTSEAGAPQRSRSVSGKKICTFCDSPLGKGAAMIIESLGLCYHLGCFKCIDCKSDLGGSEAGAEVRIRHKQLYCNSCYMRFKTAQPTSM from the exons TCTGATCAACAAGATCAAGCCTGGAATTGTCAAGAGGGTTAACAGGCTTCCCACACCTATTGCTGGACTG GACAACCTTAACGTCTTCCTCAAGGCCTGCGGGAAGCTCGGACTAAAGGAAGCCCAGCTCTTTCACCCAGGAGACCTTCAGGACCTATCCACTAGAGTTACAGTCAA GCATCAAGAGACCAATAGGAGGCTGAAAAAT GTGTTGATCACCATTTACTGGCTTGGTAGAAGGGCTCACTGTGAACGTTTCTATGATGGACCTTACTTGAATTTCAAGGCATTCGAGGGATTATTGGGCACAGCGCTATACAAG gCTCTGCAGGAATCGTCCAGTCAGAAAGGCAGCAACGTCAGAGACAGTGGTTTTGGAGATAGCTGGTACTCAGAGCGAGAGGAACTCAATCAActgaggggaggaggaggaggcggacaCAGGAGAGACGACTCCCTGGACAGCTTGGACTCTCTGGGTTCCCAACCCCACAGCATCTCATCTGACACCACTCTTAAAGGCAGCAGCGAGG GTTGTTACAGTGACACTGAGGCAGACTCTGTCTTCAGGATGGACAAAGACAAGGACTCACTCAGTTACCGCCGGTCTGCAGTCGTCACACCCAAAGTCAGCGCCCAGTTTAACCAGTTCCTGCCCACTAAAGACAAAGCCTCAGGCTATGTTCCTGCTCCACTAAGGAAGAAACGGGCTGAGCGAAATGAGGACAACCGGCGCAGCTGGGCCAACCCCATGTACACAGAGGAGGACGGTACACTCACAAG ACAGCGGCAAATGCAAGAGAGTATCGACGG GAGCAAATCGACCAGCGATATCCAAGCTCAACCCTCCGTCATCCGTCAGTTTCAAACCGAAGAGCTGCAGCGGTATCGTGAGCAGGTCAAGCAGACCGACGATCAATGGCAAGAC GACCTGAGCAAGTGGAAGAACCGACGCAAGAGTGTCAACTCTGATATagtgaagaagaaagaggaaagggagaAGATAGAGCAGATAACGTACAGCGGCAACAAAAGGTCTAAGACCTTCAAGGAAATGCAAGAGGAGAG AGAAAGTAAAGGACTGAACAGCATTGGCAGTCGTCTTGGATCTCTCTCATACAACGACGACGAAGACGTATTTGATAGACCTGTCATCGCCCCTCGTACCCGAACCCTTCCTGCCAGGAGCTACACTATTGACACTACAAGCTATTCCTCTTACCGCCCTGAGCCTTCTCTGAAAGAGGACAAACCCCGTGCTGCCTCCCCATCTACCGACAGAGCCGCTAGCCCCCCTCCCATCGCACGTAAAGCTGACATTGTGAACAGTTCTGTCAGCAGTGACACCAGGACCACCAACACTCCCACCAGCCGCAGCTCTCTCCACAAGCCGCAGGCTCCGTCAGCTGCACCCTCCTTGCAGAGGAGTCCAGACTCAGAACCCACCAGCACAGCCAAGACAGAGGAGACCTCAACCATAGCCTCTCGTCACTTTCTACAAAAGGTGCCAGAGCCAAGGCGCCCATTATCAGGCGCACATACTGAGGCAGTGACCCCCTCCTCTGGTTCCCTGTACATACAACAACCACAGCACAGCTCAATGGAACCCAAGCCTCCCGGGGTGTCTCGGGTTTCTGCCTCCCTCCCCAGGAGCTACCAGAGACCGGATAGCTCACGTCTAACCTCAGTTGTCACGCCAAGGCCCTTCGGGACCCAGACCGCTCGCATCACCTCATATCCCCGGGTCTTTACA ATGGATGACTCTCACAAGCGTGTCAACGGTGGTGTGGATGTTTCAAAGAAGACATCTGTGCCGAACCGCTATCACCAGTTCATGACCTCTGAGGACGAGGCTCCCTCCCAGTCCAGCTCGACCCAGAGCAGCTCAGATGAGGAAGAGCAAGAAGAGACCACAGCAAAAAGTGTCACCTCAACCCAGAGCGTCTCGCCTGTCCCACCTCAGGTCAAGAGTGACGCTCCAGTCAGTCCTGATCCATCCAAAGATACCAACCAG GAGAGCTACTGTGAGATGCGGATCAGCCTAAACCAGAAGcccaacagcagcagagacttTGGCTTTCAGACAAACTGGGACTCAACTGGAGCTCGCgtcacatccatccatccag GCAGCTCGGCCGAGATGTGCCAGCTTCAGGCCGGGGATGAGGTGCTGACATTGAATGGGCACCAGGTGGCAGAAATGAGCTACACAGACTGGAAGGATGGCATGGACGAGGCTCTACAGGAGGGCAGTCTGGTCATGGATATACGCCGTCATGGCAAGAACA ACTGGGACAGAGATCAACCTTCCCTGCCATATAAAAGCCATAAGACCATCAATCTGACCAGTACGGATCATCCAATACTTCTAGGTTCCCCTGACACAAATACTGTCAACTCCAGCCTGGATTTCACCTCACGCATTTCCACAGAAGTGCCACCATCCAAAGAGACCCCCGCCCCTCCAGTTATC GATGTGGCTTCAAACGGGGTTAATGGTGGTTTCCGTGAGTCGGTGACCATGAGGAACAAAG AATCAGAACCCATATCTTTGAAAAACTTAAAACGGAGGTCAGAGTTTTTTGAACAAG gAGGATCAGAGTCTGCAGTACCAGAT ATACCTGTTCCGTCAATCACTCCTGCTTCCAGCCGCTGGTCCTGGGACCCAGAGGAGGAGcgaaaaagacaagagaaatGGCAGAAGGAGCAGGAGCGCCTCTTACAG GAAAAATATAAGCGTGACCAAGagaaactgcaggaggagtggaTCAAGGCCCAGCAGGACATTACCAAGAATGTAGACCAACAAGAG CCACAGAGCCTGGAGGTGGACAACTATAGCACCAGCCCACTCTCGCCCCTCTCCCCTGTCAGCCAGCCCACTCCTCCTCCgtgggaagaaaaagagagaaagaggaaggaggagcaggagcgccaaagggaggcagaggagaagaggaataGGGAGGAGCAGGAGTTCCAGCGTCTccaggaggagaggaagaagaaagaaaggcaggaggaggaggagaggaagaggagggaggaggaagagctgagatggcagaggaggagagaggaggagagggagaaggagaggcagagggagagggagaaggagagggaggaggagaggaggcggCAGGAAGCTGCAGAGCAACAGcgcagagagcaggagagagccTACGAGCAACAGCAGTG GGCTCGTGGCTCCAATGACTTTGCCAGTGTCAAGCCTGAACTGTCCTTTGCAGACAG GGCAAAGTCCAAATCAACTCCCCAGCTGGATGAAGTGCCTCAGAGGAAAG GTGGGTACATGCAGCGGGGGGGCATGGCTCACTGGCTGCTGGAAGAGCAGTATAGGAGCACACATGACACACACGCCCGGAGTCAGAGAGCTGCATCAGAGCTtgagatggagaggagaaacATCCTCAATGCCATGAAAtacagagagccagagagag TGACAAGCAGTGGAGTGGGTGAGATGAAGGGTCAGCAGTCCGCGTCACAGTCCGAGCTAGAGCGTCAGCAGATCCTAAAcgagatgaagaagaagactcCGCTGCTGACGGACAGCAGCTGGATCCGCCAGCGCTCCGTCAACACCGCCACCAACACGGAGTCCAACGTGCCACACATGCGCAG AGGCGAGTCTCTTGACAACTTGGACGCCTCCTCCAACTCCTGGCGGTCATCATGGACACCCAGGAGCAACTCTCATATCCCAAACTACACTCGGCCTCAATCTGCCCTCTCCGGCAGTACTTCCTCTTTTGGTGGCGGGTTAGGGGCTCGGCCTGGCTCCTCCACTCTGCCCTCCTCCTACTCTATGGGCTCCCTCCGAGGCAGGGCAGGATCCCCCTGGTCCCAGCAGTCACCTTCCCTTTCACCCACTTCTCTGTCACCCACCACCTCTCCAGAGCCCACATCTGAGGCTGGTGCCCCTCAGCGGAGCAG GTCAGTGAGTGGCAAGAAAATCTGTACATTCTGTGACAGCCCGCTGGGAAAGGGAGCAGCCATGATCATCGAGTCCCTTGGGCTCTGTTATCATTTGGGCTGTTTTAAG TGTATTGACTGCAAGTCTGACCTCGGAGGATCAGAAGCCGGGGCTGAAGTCAGAATACGACACAAGCAGCTCTACTGTAACTCCTGCTACATGCGATTTAAAA cTGCCCAGCCAACCTCTATGTGA